The DNA region CAGCTCGGCGGGCCGCATCGCCAGAGGGACCCGGCCGAAGTTCGCCGGATCCGGGTACGAGGGGTGTGCGCCGATGGCGACGCCGAACCGCGCCGCGCGGTCGACCGCCACGGTCAGGGACGCGGCATCCCCGGCGTGGCCGCCGCATGCGATGCTCGCGCTGGAGATCACCGCGAACATCGCCTCGTCGTCCGCCGTCGGAATGCCCGCGACCGTCTCGCCGAGGTCCGCGTTGAGGTCGATCCAGGCCATGCTCCACGGTATCGCCGGGCGGCAGCGCATAACTCCTGCAATCCTGACCCGATGCGCGCCCATACTCGCGCCAGTATGCGGCGTGACCGCCGCCCGCCTCGACGAATGCAGGAGTTATGCGCCGAAAGGCCACGAGGCACGGGTTACGACTGCGTAAAGGCTCGACCGCCGCGGGTGCGGCGCGCCCCCGCGCCAGGCAGGATGGACGCATGGCCCGATCCTCCGAGCGCGTCGCCGCCGGCACGCAGCTGCTCCAGGTCCGCGATGTCGCGGTCGAGTTCCGGACGGTCGATGGCACCGTCCACGCCGTGGAAGGCGTGGACCTCGACCTGGCCGCGGGCGAGACACTCGCCATCGTCGGCGAGTCCGGCTCAGGCAAGTCCACGACCGCGATGGCCGTGATCGGCCTGCTGCCCGGCAACGGCCGGGTGACCAAGGGCAGCATCCTCTTCGAGGGCGAAGACCTGGTCGGCGCCTCGGAGACCGTGATGCGCGGCATCCGCGGCGCGGCCATCGGGCTGGTGCCGCAGGATCCGATGTCGAACCTCAACCCGGTCGCCAAGATCGGCAGCCAGGTTGCCGAGACGCTGCTCGCGCACGGACTGGCCACCCGCCGGGACGTCGACCGCAAGGTCGTCGAGACGCTCGCCGCCGCCGGACTGCCCGACGCCGCGGAGCGCGCCAAGCAGTATCCGCACGAGTTCTCCGGCGGCATGCGCCAGCGAGCCCTGATCGCCATCGGGCTGGCCTGCAACCCTCGCCTGCTGATCGCCGACGAGCCCACCAGCGCGCTGGATGTGACCGTGCAGCGGACGATCCTCGACCAGCTCGAGCGGATGACCGGCGAACTGGGCACCGCGCTGATGCTGATCACCCACGACCTCGGCCTCGCTGCCGAGCGCGCGTCGCGCGTGGTCGTGATGCACCGGGGCCGGATCGTCGAGCAGGGTCCTGCCCGGCAGATCCTCGAGGACCCCCAGGAGCCATACACGCAGGCGCTGGTCCGCGCCGCGCCCTCGGTGGCGGCGGTGCGACTGCGCCCGGAGGCCTTCCGCAAGCCGACGTCGGAGAACCGGGCGACGGATGCCGCGGCGTCCGCGCCGGATTCGACCGTACCGGCGGAACCGATCGCGGTGTCGGAGTCCGCTGCGGTGTCCGAGCCCGCTGCGGTGTCCGAGCCCGCTGCGGTGTCGGACCGCACGCCCGGCGGGACCCAGCCGGCCGCGCCCGACTACATCGTGGAAGTCGAGAACCTCACGAAGGTGTTCAAGATCCGCGGCCGCAAGGAGGAGTTCACGGCGGTCGACGGCGTCTCGTTCGCGATCCCCCGCGGTGAGACCGTGGCGATCGTCGGCGAGTCCGGATCGGGCAAGACGACCACCGCACGGATGGTGCTGAAGGTCGTCGACCCGACCAGCGGCGTCATCCGCTTCGACGGGCAGGACGTCGCGAGCCTCAAGGGCAAGCAGCTGAACTCCTTCCGCCAGCGGGTGCAGCCGATCTTCCAGGACCCGTACTCGTCACTGAATCCGATGTTCTCCATCGAGCGGCTGATCATGGAGCCGTTGGACTTCTACAAGCGCGGGTCCGCCAAGGAGCGCTCCGCGCGCGTCCGGCAGCTCCTCGACGACGTCGCGCTGCCGCAGTCGATGCTGCGCCGGTATCCGTCCGAGCTGTCCGGCGGTCAGCGTCAGCGCGTCGCGATCGCGCGCGCCCTCGCCCTCTCCCCCGACCTGATCGTGTGCGATGAGCCCGTGTCCGCCCTGGACGTGCTCGTGCAGGACCAGATCCTCCGGCTGCTCAGCGACCTGCAGAGCGAGTACGGCCTGAGCTACCTGTTCATCTCGCACGACCTGGCGGTGGTCCGTCTGATCAGCGACTACGTGTGCGTCATGAAGGACGGTGTGCTGGTCGAAGCGGCGACGTCCGAGGAGATCTTCACCAATCCCCGCGACGCGTATACACGCCGGCTGCTCGCGTCGATCCCCGGCAACGAGCTGGACATCGCCGTCTGAGCCACGGATGCCGCGGCATCCCCCGCTCGCCTCATCCCCCGCTCACGCCCTCCCCCGCTCACCTGTCACAACACGCCGAGCACGGCCGCACTTCGCGACAGGCGAGCAGCGACCAACCGCCGAGCCAGGTCGCACTTCGCGACCGGGCACCTCACCCCTCTCGCCCTCCCCGCTCACCTGTCACAACACGCCGCGTGGGGCCGCAGTTCGTGACAGGCGAACACCGGATGCCGGGGCAGCGGCACCCGGTCGCGACGGCACCGGATGCCGGGGCAGCGGCACCCGGTCGCGACGGCACTCGGCGTCGGTTCAGCGCATGCGGGTCCGGGGGTCCATCGCCTCGCGCAGCGCCTCACCGAGCAGCGTGAAGCCCAGCGCGGTGATCATGATGCAGATGCCGGGCAGGAACGCCAGATACGGGGCGATCGCCAGCTCGGACTGCGCGTAGGTGAGCATCCGACCCCACTCCGCCGTCTCGGGGCGCCCACCGCCGAGTCCCAGGAACGACAGGGCCGCGGCATCGATGACGGCCGTGGCGAGGCTCAGGGTGCCCTGCACGATGACCGGACCGACCGAGTTCGGCAGCACGTGGCTCATCGTGATCTTGCCGCGGCCCAGGCCGAGCGTCTGCGCGGACAGGACGTAGTCCGCGCTGCGCTGCTGCAGCATCGACGATCGCAGCAGGCGCGCGAAGATCGGCACCTGCGAGACTCCGATCGCGATCATCACCGCGAACGGCGTCTGGCCGAGCAGGGCGGCGATCGAGACGGCCAGCAGCAGGCTCGGCACGGAGAGCAGGATGTCGATGAATCGCATCAGCACGTTGTCGACTTGGCCGCCGAACATGCCGGCGATGAGGCCGATGAGCATGCCACCGGCCAGGCCGAACGCGGTCGAGATGACACCGATGAGCAACGATGCCTGTGCACCCCAGATCAGCTTGGACAGGACGTCGCCGCCGAAGCGGTCCAGGCCGAGCGGGAACTGCGGCAGCTCGCCGGGGCCGGGGATGTGCGTCGGGGTGATGTAGGCCTGTCCCGGCAGCGCGTTGGGCGGGTAGGGCGCGAGCCACGGCGCGAGGATCGAGACGAGCACGAACAGCCCGACGATGACCGCGCCGATCCAGGCGGACGGGTTGTGTCGCAGCCGGTTCCAGACGTCGCGCCAGAATCCTCCGCGGGTCTGCGCCGCAAGCAGCTCGTGATCGACGACGGCGGTGTCATCGACCGGTCCGCCCGCGGGCGCCGGTGGCAGGATCGCAGAGGTCACGGGGCACCTCCCGCAGCCGTGGCGACCGCGCGGTCGCCGGGGAGCTGTCCGATCAGAACGATCATGAGACCCTCACTCTCGGGTCGATGAAGCCGTAGGAGACATCCACGGCGAGGTTGATCAGCGCGTAGCCGATGGCGATGAAGATGATGAATCCCTGCAGGACGGCGTAGTCGCGCTCGAAGATGGCGTCGGCCATGAACTGCCCGATGCCGGGATAGGCGAAGACCTTCTCGGTCAGCACCGCCCCCGAGATCAGCAGACCGGTCTGCAGGCCCACCGTGGTGACGACCGGGAGCATCGCGTTGCGCAGGATGAAGCGGTTGCGGATGGTGCCCAGCGAGACGCCCTTGGCGCGGCCGGTGCGCACATAGTCGGCATTCTGCACCTCCAGCACGGATGCGCGGGTGATGCGCACGATGATCGCCAGCGGGATGGTGCCGAGGGCGATCGCCGGCAGGATCAGGTGCAGGATGGCATCCCACGCGGCATCGAACTCGCCGGTCAGCAGTCCGTCCAGCACGTAGAAGCCGGTGGGGTGGGTCGCATCGATCCGCGGGTCCTGTCGCCCGTCGGAGGGCAGCCAGCCGAGCTGGACCGCGAAGACGTACTTGAGGATGAACGCGAGGAAGAACACCGGGATCGTGATGCCGATGAGGCTCGAGGCGACGGCGACGTGGTCGGTGGCCTTGCCGTGACGGCGGGCGGCCCAGTATCCCAGCGGGATGCCGATGCCGACGGCGAAGATGAGCGCCGCGATGGACAGTTCCAGCGTCGCCGGGAAACGGCGGCCGAACTCCTCCAGCACGAGCCGGCTGGTCATGATCGAGGCGCCGAAATCGCCCTGCAGCAGCCTGCCGATCCAGACGAAGTACTGCTCGATGATGGGCCGGTTGAACCCGTACAGCTCGTTGATCCGCTCGATCGCCTCCGGCGTCGCCTTCTCTCCGAGCAGTGCCACGGCCGGCCCGCCGGGCAGGGACCGGACCCACAGGAACAGCAGGATCGACAGACCCAGGAGCGTGGGGATCAGGTACAGAAGACGTTTGCCGATGACGCGCAGCACTGAGGGGAACTCCGGAGGATCAGGGGGCGGGTGCAGGCGGTGCGACCAAGCCCGGCGAGAAGGGATGACGCGGATGCCGCGGGCAGGCTGTGTGGCCGGTCCGCGGCATCCGCTCGATCGTTGCTACTCGCTGAGCTCGATCGTGTTGAACACCTCGTCGTTGACCGGGCTGGCCGGGTACGACGTCACGCGCGGGTCGAACGCCAGCGAAGGCGCCGGGTGCGCGAGCGGGATGCCGGGGTTGAACTCGGCGATCATCTCGTTGATCTGCTTGTACAGCTCGGTCTGCTCGTCGATGTCCGCGATGCCGCGGGCCTCGGTGAGCGCGGTGAACAGCTCCTGGTTGTCGAAGCCCCATTCGTTGGAGGCCTGGCCGAAGAACACGCCCACGAAGTTGTCCGTGTCGTTGTAGTCACCGGTCCAGCCCAGCAGGTGCAGACCGTGATCCGCGCCACCCTGGATGCGGTCCAGGTACGCCGGGTTCCACTCGTTGCCCGTCGGGGTGACGGTGATCCCGACCGCCTCCAGCTGCGAGGCCAGGTTCGTGAAGATCTGCTCCGGGTTGGGCATGTACGGCCGCGACACGTTCGTCGGGTAGTTGAACATCAGCGTCAGGCCGTTCGGGTACCCCGCTTGGGCGAGCAGCTGCTTGGCCAGGTCGGGGTCGTAGTCGTACGTGGTGACATCCTCGTTCCAGCCGGTGACCACCGGCGGGATGAACTGCGAAGCCACCTCGGTGCCTTCGGGCAGCACCTGCGTGACCAGGGCCTCCTTGTCGATCGCGTGCGCGATCGCCTCGCGCACCAGCGGGTTCGCCAGCTCGGGGACGGCCTGGTTCATGCCGAGGTACAGGATCGTGAACGGGTCACGCTGCATCACGTTGTAACCGGCCTCTTCGAGGGCGGCGGTGTCGGCCGGAGCCACGAGGTCGTAGCCGTCGATGTCGCCGGCTTCGAGGGCCTGACGGCGGGCGGTCGGGTCGCCGATGGTGCGGAAGATGATCTCCTGCACCTGACCCTGCTCGCCCCAGTAGTCCGGGTAGGCCTCGAGGGTGACCTGCTCGCCGGGCTCCCACGAGTCGAACATGAACGGTCCGGTGCCGACCGGGTGGCCGTTCGCGTATTCGCTCAGGGTGGGAGCCTCTTCGGTGCCGCCGACGGCATCGGCGTCGAACTCGGCCAGAGCGGTCGGGCTCTGCATCGAGAAGGCCGGCAGCGACAGCGCCGCGATGAAGCCGGCGAACGGCTGCGTCAGCGTGACGGTCGCGTGCGCGTCGTCATCGACGGAGCACGAGTCGTAGACCGCGGTCTCGGGGGTGTCGGCGAAGCCCTTGAAAAGCGACCCGTAGTAGTACGAGAGGCTCTCCGACTGTGCCAGACCGGTCCAGTTGTACCAGCGGTCGAAGTTGGTGCACACCGCCTCGGCGTTGAAGTCGGTGCCGTCCTGGAACGTGACACCCTCCTTCAGCGTGAAGGTGTAGGACAGGCCGTCCTCGGACTGCTCCCAGCTCTCGGCGAGCAGGGGCGCGGGATCGGCGGTTCCGGGCTCCACCCCGACCAGACCCTCGAAGATCTGACGCGAGACGCGGAAGGTCTCGCCGTCGCTGGCGAATGCGGGGTCCAGGCCGGACGGGTCGTTGGACGCGGCGAAGACGAACGTGCTGTCGACGTCGGAGGAATCGTCCGCACTGCCGCCATCACGCTCGCTCGCGCACGCCGTGAGCACCAGCGCGCCCAGGGCGACGACCGCGGCGCCGGTCATCCAGCGCTTTCTCGAACTGTGGAGCATCTGTTGTGCACCTTCCATGAATCTGCGGGCGGCGGGAGCGCGGGATTTCGCGCGGCTTCGCCCGCAAGGGGTGTGATGCTACGACGCTACCCGGGCGGGACTCCGGCGGCCATTACGCCTGGGTCTCGATTGTGTTTCGGCTCGGCGGGGCCGGGTTCGCCCCGCGGACGGGCTTTTCCTGCGCACCGGGCCGTGCGCGGGATACCGTTGGGTCATGGCCCGCGCCCGGTTCGAGGAACCTCCCGCGTCCGTGCGGCTGTCGAACGGCACCCTCGCGCACGTGGTCCGCTCGGCGTACGCCGGCGGCTGGGAGCTGGCCGTCGACGGCACCCCGCAGTCCCACGTCGACCTGGACGACCCGACGCACCTGCACTTCGAGTACGTGGCGCGCATGGGGGCGGTGATCGACCAGCTCCGGATGCCGGGGCAGCCGCTCACGGCCGTGCACCTCGGCGCCGGTGCCATGACTCTGCCGCGGTATGTCGAGGCGACCCGGCCTGGATCGCGCCAGCAGGTTCTCGAGTTGGAGCCGGCGCTGGTGGAGCTGGTGCGCAGCGAACTGCCCCTGCCGCGCGGCGCGTCGATCCGGGTGCGGATCGGGGACGCTCGCGAGGGGCTCGCCCGCCTGCCCGCCGGCCTGCTGGGCAACGTCGACCTGCTCATCTCCGACGTGTTCGCCGGAGCGCAGACGCCCGCGCACTTGACGACGGTCGAGTTCTACACCGCCGCCGAGCGGCTGCTCGCCCCCGAGGGAGTGCTCCTGGTCAACGTCGCCGACGGCGCCGGACTGGCCTTCGCGCGTCGGCAGATCGCGACGGTGCGGGCGGTGTTCCCGCACGTGCTGGTCCTGGCCGAGGTGCAGGTGCTGAAGGGCCGGCGTTTCGGCAACCTGGTGGTCGCGGCATCCCGCTCGCCCCTGCCGGACCAGTGGCTGCCGCGGCTGATGGCGGCCGGTCCGCACCCGGCGAAGGTCGCACAGGGCGCGGAGCTGGACGAGCTGGTGCGCAGCTCGCGCGTGGCGACGGATGCCGATTCCACGCCGTCACCGAAACCCGCGGACTCGGTCTTCCAGCGCTGATCGGCTCGGCCGCCGCCCTGCGCGAGTCCGGAACGCGGCGTGTCGCGGTCATCAACGGCGTGCCCCCGGCCCGAGTCCGCGGACCCGGGGCACACTGGAGGAGCGAGCCTGGTCGCGCGGAGAGGAGTCGAAGTGAGCTACATCCACGGGTATGACCCCGACACCCTGCGTGAGCGGGTCGATCCGCGCGAATGCAAGGAGCGGCTGGACGAGATCGGCGAGCAGCGGAGCCTTCCCGCGCTGCTGGAACGGGTCTGGCTGCTGAAGGTCCTGGACCGCCTCGAAGACTCCCTCGTGCTCTCGGAGCAGTCGGTGCGCGTGGCGCGCATGGCCGGCACCCGCAAGGATCTGCTGCGCGCGCGCGTCCTGCACGCGTCGGTGCTGCACTTCCGTGGCGCGTATGCCGCGGCCGAGCAGGAACTGACCTCCTGCGCCTACGAAGCCGAGGGCAAGGAGTGGAACGCGATCGCCGCGTTCGCCTACCAGCACCGCGGCAAGGTCCACTACGACGCCGGCGACTTCGCGGCCGCCCGCTCGGACTTCAAGCGCGCGCTGTTCCTGCGCCAGGAGTCCGGCGCCACCGACGACCAGCTCGAGTCGACCCTGCTCGCGATCGATGCCGCCGACCGCCGCCGTTCCAGCGCGTCCGTCGCGAGCTGAGCCCGCTTCCCCGCACGTGTCGTAAGCCCGTTCTACTCTTCCCCCCATGTCGGAACTGTCCCGTGTGCGCGTCTGGGCCGACGCGCTGATCGTCCGCCACCTGGACCCCTCGTGGTCCTTCGGGTTCGACAACGCCAAGCGCCGGGCGGGTCTGTGCGACTTCACGCGTCAGCGCATCAGCGTGTCGCGCTACCTTGCCGCGCGGTACGACGACGACACCAATCACCAGACGCTGCTGCACGAGGTCGCGCATGCCCTCGCCGGCGCCGCGGCGGGGCACGGCCCGAAGTGGAAGGCCGTCGCGCGCGATCTCGGCTACGTCGGGGGCACCACCCACCACGGCGAGACGGCGGTCGAACTGGCGCCGTGGATCGGAGTCTGCCCCTCGGGGCACCTGGCCTATCGGCACCGCAGGGTGACGCGGCCGACGTCGTGCGCGAAATGCGCACCGCGCTTCGACGAGCGCTTCGTCTTCTCCTGGACGCGGCGCGAGATCAGTCCCGCCGCCCGCCTGGCTGCGATGACACCGCGCTCGTAGGGCGCGTCCTGCGGCGTGCGGCGCGCGGCGCGTGGCGTGCGGGCTGCGTCGCGCGGCCTGCGGCGTGCGGGCTGCGTCGTGCGGCGTGCGCGTCGCCGGGCATTCGGCTGCGCGTCGCCCGGCCGTCGCCTGCCGGAGCCGGGCACTCGGCTGCCGAGCCCGCCTGACCCGCCGCGGGCATCGCGTCAGACCGCGCGGAACTCCCCCGCACGCAGAATCGGAACGACGGATGCCGCATCCACCGCGGCCGCGGCATCCACCTCGTCGCCGCGACCGCGCCCGGTCAGTTCACGGCCGGAACCGCTCGCGGTGAGCAGGTGCCGGGTCGCGCGCCGGAGCGCGTGGAACGCCTCGCCCGCGACCGCAGCCTCCGGCGACGAGTGGTCCAGGCCAAGGGCTGCGAGCGCGTCGATGACGGCGCCCGCACCGAGGTGATCCTCGACGGCGAACCGCACCGTCGACCCGGCCCCGCGTCCGGTCCGCTCGCCGGCGGCGAGGATGTTGACGCTCGTGCGTCCGCCGCGCCGCTGCTGGTCCGCGTACACGGCAGCGGCCACCGCGGAGGCGTTGCGCAGGGCGCCGAGCAGCACGACCGCGCCGCTGGGCGCGGCGGCCGCAGCGACCGCGGCGCCGTTGATCGAGGTGGCGGTGGTCGCGGCATCCAGCCGGAAAGCCGCCTCGGTCTCGAGGGTCCGGATGACCGTGGTCGAGAAGCGCAGCACGTCCACGACCACGACGATGTCGGCGGGCGCAAGGCGCGCAAGGCCCTCGAGGCCCCAGTCCAGGCGCACCTGGTACGTCGACTGGTCGAAAGGGGGCATCGGTCCAGCGTAGAGCGGCGGGTGCGAGACTGGGGCGATGCGCATCCTGCTGAAGATCGTGATCGACTGCGATGCGGATGCCGCGTGGCGCGCCGTGCACTCCCCGCGCGCGGTGGCGGAGCTCTACGGCCCGCTGATGGAGCTCGATCCGGTCCTTCCGGCCGGGCTGCCGACGGTCTGGGAACCGGGCGGCGACGTGCCCGTCCAGTTGTCGTTCGGCGGCGTCGTGCCGCTGGGCCGGCAGCTCATCCAGGTCAGCGACCGGTACGTCGAGGACGCGAACGGGTCGGTGCGGATCTTCCGGGACAGCGGCATCCCGCTCAGCGGCCCGCTGGCGAGCCTGGACGTATGGGACCACCAGATGGCGATCGCGCCGGCGCCCGGAGACCCGACCAAGACGCTGTGGCGCGAGCGGCTGGTGATCGGCGGGCCGACCGCCCTGGCCCTGTGGCCGGTGCTGTGGACGACGTGGCAGTGGCGGGCCGCCCGCATCCGGGCGATGGCGCCGACCTGGGCGCACGACCCGGAGTCCCGCGACGCGGGCTGACTCCGAAGCCCGCGGCGCGGCTCGCCCCGCCCGCCACTCCCCCAAGAGTGCACGTCCCCGCCCCCGAGAGTGCACGTCCCCGCCCGCGAGAGTGCACCTCCCCGCGAGAGTGCACGTCGCGGACCGCGAGAGTGCACGTCCCCGCCCACGAGAGTGCACCCGCCGAGCAACACGCACTCTCGGCAGCCGCAACACGCACCCTCGGCAGCACCAACACGCACTCTCGGCAGCACCAACACGCACTCTCGGCAGCACCAACACGCACTCCCGGCAGCCGGGCTACTCGGCGAGCGCCTCCACCGGCGCGACCCGCGTGGCCAGGCGGGTGGGGACCACTGCGGCGACGAGCGTCAGCACCGCCGTCGCGACCACGATGATCGCCACCGGCGCCCACGGGATCGCCGGGGCGACGAACGTCGGCGCCTGCCAGGCCGGGGGCATCGCGACCGATCCGAGCAGCGACTGCGCGCCCGCCCAGCCGTACGCGGTTCCCAGGACGAGACCGGTGGCGACGGCGGCGATGGTGATGTGTGCCGCCTCCAGGAGCACCATCAGGCGCACCTGGCCTGTGGAGACGCCGAGCGCGCGCAGCAGCCCCAGCTCGCGCCGCCGCTGCACGATGCCGATGGTCAGCAGATTCACCAGCCCCACCCCGGCGATCACCGCGGAGACCGCGACCAGCCCCATCATGACCGCAGAGAACGTGTCGATGATGGCGGCGAACTCCGGATCGAGCGCACCACCGGCGGATGCCGCGATGACCGCTTTCACGCTCTCCAGCGCGACCGCGAACATCGTCACCAGCGTGACTCCGATCACCACGCCGATCGCCATCCGGCTGGATCGCTCCG from Microbacterium sp. zg-B185 includes:
- a CDS encoding ABC transporter ATP-binding protein: MARSSERVAAGTQLLQVRDVAVEFRTVDGTVHAVEGVDLDLAAGETLAIVGESGSGKSTTAMAVIGLLPGNGRVTKGSILFEGEDLVGASETVMRGIRGAAIGLVPQDPMSNLNPVAKIGSQVAETLLAHGLATRRDVDRKVVETLAAAGLPDAAERAKQYPHEFSGGMRQRALIAIGLACNPRLLIADEPTSALDVTVQRTILDQLERMTGELGTALMLITHDLGLAAERASRVVVMHRGRIVEQGPARQILEDPQEPYTQALVRAAPSVAAVRLRPEAFRKPTSENRATDAAASAPDSTVPAEPIAVSESAAVSEPAAVSEPAAVSDRTPGGTQPAAPDYIVEVENLTKVFKIRGRKEEFTAVDGVSFAIPRGETVAIVGESGSGKTTTARMVLKVVDPTSGVIRFDGQDVASLKGKQLNSFRQRVQPIFQDPYSSLNPMFSIERLIMEPLDFYKRGSAKERSARVRQLLDDVALPQSMLRRYPSELSGGQRQRVAIARALALSPDLIVCDEPVSALDVLVQDQILRLLSDLQSEYGLSYLFISHDLAVVRLISDYVCVMKDGVLVEAATSEEIFTNPRDAYTRRLLASIPGNELDIAV
- a CDS encoding ABC transporter permease; this translates as MLAAQTRGGFWRDVWNRLRHNPSAWIGAVIVGLFVLVSILAPWLAPYPPNALPGQAYITPTHIPGPGELPQFPLGLDRFGGDVLSKLIWGAQASLLIGVISTAFGLAGGMLIGLIAGMFGGQVDNVLMRFIDILLSVPSLLLAVSIAALLGQTPFAVMIAIGVSQVPIFARLLRSSMLQQRSADYVLSAQTLGLGRGKITMSHVLPNSVGPVIVQGTLSLATAVIDAAALSFLGLGGGRPETAEWGRMLTYAQSELAIAPYLAFLPGICIMITALGFTLLGEALREAMDPRTRMR
- a CDS encoding ABC transporter permease, with the translated sequence MLRVIGKRLLYLIPTLLGLSILLFLWVRSLPGGPAVALLGEKATPEAIERINELYGFNRPIIEQYFVWIGRLLQGDFGASIMTSRLVLEEFGRRFPATLELSIAALIFAVGIGIPLGYWAARRHGKATDHVAVASSLIGITIPVFFLAFILKYVFAVQLGWLPSDGRQDPRIDATHPTGFYVLDGLLTGEFDAAWDAILHLILPAIALGTIPLAIIVRITRASVLEVQNADYVRTGRAKGVSLGTIRNRFILRNAMLPVVTTVGLQTGLLISGAVLTEKVFAYPGIGQFMADAIFERDYAVLQGFIIFIAIGYALINLAVDVSYGFIDPRVRVS
- a CDS encoding ABC transporter substrate-binding protein is translated as MTGAAVVALGALVLTACASERDGGSADDSSDVDSTFVFAASNDPSGLDPAFASDGETFRVSRQIFEGLVGVEPGTADPAPLLAESWEQSEDGLSYTFTLKEGVTFQDGTDFNAEAVCTNFDRWYNWTGLAQSESLSYYYGSLFKGFADTPETAVYDSCSVDDDAHATVTLTQPFAGFIAALSLPAFSMQSPTALAEFDADAVGGTEEAPTLSEYANGHPVGTGPFMFDSWEPGEQVTLEAYPDYWGEQGQVQEIIFRTIGDPTARRQALEAGDIDGYDLVAPADTAALEEAGYNVMQRDPFTILYLGMNQAVPELANPLVREAIAHAIDKEALVTQVLPEGTEVASQFIPPVVTGWNEDVTTYDYDPDLAKQLLAQAGYPNGLTLMFNYPTNVSRPYMPNPEQIFTNLASQLEAVGITVTPTGNEWNPAYLDRIQGGADHGLHLLGWTGDYNDTDNFVGVFFGQASNEWGFDNQELFTALTEARGIADIDEQTELYKQINEMIAEFNPGIPLAHPAPSLAFDPRVTSYPASPVNDEVFNTIELSE
- a CDS encoding fused MFS/spermidine synthase; this encodes MARARFEEPPASVRLSNGTLAHVVRSAYAGGWELAVDGTPQSHVDLDDPTHLHFEYVARMGAVIDQLRMPGQPLTAVHLGAGAMTLPRYVEATRPGSRQQVLELEPALVELVRSELPLPRGASIRVRIGDAREGLARLPAGLLGNVDLLISDVFAGAQTPAHLTTVEFYTAAERLLAPEGVLLVNVADGAGLAFARRQIATVRAVFPHVLVLAEVQVLKGRRFGNLVVAASRSPLPDQWLPRLMAAGPHPAKVAQGAELDELVRSSRVATDADSTPSPKPADSVFQR
- a CDS encoding SprT-like domain-containing protein; the encoded protein is MSELSRVRVWADALIVRHLDPSWSFGFDNAKRRAGLCDFTRQRISVSRYLAARYDDDTNHQTLLHEVAHALAGAAAGHGPKWKAVARDLGYVGGTTHHGETAVELAPWIGVCPSGHLAYRHRRVTRPTSCAKCAPRFDERFVFSWTRREISPAARLAAMTPRS
- a CDS encoding 2-phosphosulfolactate phosphatase, giving the protein MPPFDQSTYQVRLDWGLEGLARLAPADIVVVVDVLRFSTTVIRTLETEAAFRLDAATTATSINGAAVAAAAAPSGAVVLLGALRNASAVAAAVYADQQRRGGRTSVNILAAGERTGRGAGSTVRFAVEDHLGAGAVIDALAALGLDHSSPEAAVAGEAFHALRRATRHLLTASGSGRELTGRGRGDEVDAAAAVDAASVVPILRAGEFRAV